A part of Gambusia affinis linkage group LG19, SWU_Gaff_1.0, whole genome shotgun sequence genomic DNA contains:
- the tnfsf14 gene encoding tumor necrosis factor ligand superfamily member 14 yields MFFNFKSGGGRMAHNGVPSVFVVDTHATRPAVPPRLGKQRKQSGAMQTLLFILVTLALLGVFFEAFFIYRLYHAEYAPSGFTSMQINGSPPPDMTDPDGRLHPSKPVAHLTDGQDVHHGPHVMAWSVIAEPLLYEMKYENKHLIIQKEGYYYIYSKVYFSQGGAFYHSVEMQTKMYAGKGIPLLQAREYSSKKDKESKSYSNSFLAGVFYLSQNDAIYVNVSSTTQIARHRSYENVFGAYMI; encoded by the exons atgtttttcaatttcaaaagtGGCGGGGGGCGTATGGCTCACAATGGCGTTCCCTCTGTGTTTGTAGTGGACACCCATGCCACCCGACCAGCTGTGCCACCTCGACTGGGCAAACAGAGGAAGCAAAGTGGGGCCATGCAGACTCTGCTGTTCATCCTGGTCACCCTGGCACTGCTTGGCGTGTTCTTTGAAGCTTTCTTCATCTATCGCCTCTACCACGCTGAATAT GCCCCCTCAGGTTTCACCTCAATGCAAATCAACG GAAGCCCTCCGCCGGATATGACAGACCCTGATGGTCGTCTTCATCCATCCAAACCGGTTGCACATCTCACAG ATGGCCAAGACGTCCATCACGGCCCACATGTCATGGCATGGAGCGTTATCGCAGAGCCTCTCCTCTATGAAATGAAATACGAGAACAAACACCTCATCATCCAGAAAGAGGGATACTACTACATCTATTCCAAGGTCTACTTCTCACAAGGTGGTGCTTTTTACCATTCTGTGGAGATGCAGACTAAAATGTATGCCGGAAAAGGCATCCCCCTCTTGCAGGCCAGAGAGTATTCatcaaagaaagacaaagaatcCAAGAGTTATTCCAACAGTTTCCTAGCTGGGGTGTTTTACCTGTCTCAAAATGATGCTATCTATGTAAATGTTAGCAGCACAACACAGATTGCCAGACACAGATCTTATGAGAACGTGTTTGGTGCATATATGATATAG